From Actinopolymorpha cephalotaxi, one genomic window encodes:
- the alaS gene encoding alanine--tRNA ligase, whose translation MDTAEIRRRYLRFFGERGHTVVPSASLLLDDPNLLFVNAGMVPFKPYLLGQENPPYPRASSVQKCVRTGDIEEVGKTTRHGTFFQMNGNFSFGDYFKEQAIEYAWELITRPVADGGFGLPESRIWVTVYHEDDEAAGIWQHLIGLPEHRIVRRGMTDNLWSMGVPGPCGPCSELYIDRGPEYGPEGGPEVDEDRYLEFWNLVFMQWIRGEGPAKEGYELLGDLPAKNIDTGMGLERMAALLQGVDNIYENDEIRPVLDRATELSGRSYGADHQTDVRLRVVADHVRSALMIVSDGISPGNEGRGYVLRRIIRRAVNQMRLLGVDEATMPALLPVSQSRMKLSYPELETDWQRISSVVYAEEETFLGTLKTGAQIFDLAATETTKSGGSVLAGARAFQLHDTYGFPFDLTMEMAAERGLSVDEEGFRRLMAEQRTRAKQDAASRKTAHADLSAYRSVADTLGRSVEFTGYDEVRSEGRVAGLLVGGEPVTSAREGETVELVLDRTPFYAESGGQLADEGVVELANGARLVVHDVQSPLSGLIVHQAKVLEGEVVAGTVAQALVDVERRRAISRAHTATHMVHKAFREALGETAAQAGSENAPGRFRFDFTSTGPVPESVLAEAEERVNDLLLADLPVTAEEMPLVDARQAGAMALFGEKYPDVVRVISVGDWARELCGGTHAGRSGQLGVVKLLTESSIGAGIRRVEALVGADAYRFLAREHVLLGQLAEAVKARPEELPERVAGIIDRLRTAEKELERIRVQQVLAAAGQLAANPKDVFGVALVAHRVDGASAGDLRKLALDVRGRMPSDRPAVVAVVGASGGRPSVVVAVNDEARNWRLSAGALVKIAAGVLGGGGGGKDDVAQGGGTDPGQADEALREVEYAVGTRVTSS comes from the coding sequence AGCGCGGCCACACCGTCGTTCCATCGGCCTCCCTGCTGCTCGACGACCCCAACCTGCTGTTCGTCAACGCGGGCATGGTGCCGTTCAAGCCCTACCTCCTCGGCCAGGAGAACCCGCCCTACCCGCGGGCGTCCAGCGTGCAGAAGTGCGTGCGCACCGGTGACATCGAAGAGGTCGGCAAGACCACCCGGCACGGCACGTTCTTCCAGATGAACGGCAACTTCTCCTTCGGCGACTACTTCAAGGAACAGGCGATCGAGTACGCCTGGGAGCTGATCACCCGCCCGGTCGCCGACGGCGGCTTCGGCCTGCCGGAGTCCCGCATCTGGGTGACCGTCTACCACGAGGACGACGAGGCCGCCGGCATCTGGCAGCACCTCATCGGGCTGCCCGAGCACCGCATCGTGCGCCGCGGGATGACCGACAACCTGTGGTCGATGGGCGTGCCCGGCCCGTGCGGACCGTGCAGCGAGCTCTACATCGACCGCGGCCCGGAGTACGGCCCCGAGGGGGGACCGGAGGTCGACGAGGACCGCTACCTGGAGTTCTGGAACCTCGTCTTCATGCAGTGGATCCGCGGCGAGGGCCCGGCCAAGGAGGGCTACGAGCTGCTCGGCGACCTGCCGGCCAAGAACATCGACACCGGCATGGGCCTGGAGCGAATGGCCGCGCTGCTGCAGGGCGTGGACAACATCTACGAGAACGACGAGATCCGGCCGGTCCTCGACCGCGCGACGGAGCTGAGCGGACGTTCCTACGGCGCCGACCACCAGACCGACGTACGCCTGCGGGTCGTGGCCGACCACGTGCGCTCGGCGCTGATGATCGTCAGCGACGGCATCTCGCCCGGCAACGAGGGACGCGGCTACGTGCTGCGCCGGATCATCCGCCGGGCCGTCAACCAGATGCGGCTGCTCGGCGTCGACGAGGCGACGATGCCCGCGCTGCTGCCGGTCAGCCAGTCGCGGATGAAGCTGTCCTACCCCGAGCTGGAGACCGACTGGCAGCGGATCAGCTCGGTCGTCTACGCCGAGGAGGAGACCTTCCTCGGCACGCTGAAGACCGGCGCCCAGATCTTCGACCTCGCGGCGACCGAGACCACCAAGTCCGGTGGTTCGGTGCTGGCCGGGGCGAGGGCGTTCCAGCTGCACGACACCTACGGCTTCCCGTTCGACCTCACCATGGAGATGGCGGCCGAGCGCGGCCTGTCGGTGGACGAGGAGGGCTTCCGCCGGCTGATGGCCGAGCAGCGCACCCGCGCGAAGCAGGACGCCGCCTCCCGCAAGACCGCACACGCCGACCTGTCCGCCTACCGCTCGGTCGCCGACACCCTGGGCCGCTCGGTGGAGTTCACCGGGTACGACGAGGTGAGGTCGGAAGGCCGCGTGGCCGGCCTGCTGGTGGGCGGTGAGCCGGTCACCTCCGCCCGCGAGGGCGAGACCGTCGAGCTGGTGCTGGACCGTACGCCGTTCTACGCCGAGTCCGGTGGTCAGCTGGCCGACGAGGGCGTGGTCGAGCTGGCCAACGGCGCGCGGCTGGTCGTGCACGACGTCCAGTCGCCGCTGTCGGGCCTGATCGTGCACCAGGCGAAGGTGCTCGAGGGCGAGGTCGTGGCGGGCACCGTCGCACAGGCGCTGGTCGACGTGGAGCGCCGGCGGGCGATCTCTCGCGCGCACACCGCGACCCACATGGTGCACAAGGCGTTCCGGGAGGCGCTCGGGGAGACCGCCGCGCAGGCGGGCTCGGAGAACGCCCCCGGCCGGTTCCGGTTCGACTTCACCTCCACCGGCCCGGTGCCGGAGAGCGTGCTGGCCGAGGCCGAGGAGCGGGTCAACGACCTGTTGCTCGCCGACCTGCCGGTGACCGCGGAGGAGATGCCGCTGGTCGACGCGCGCCAGGCCGGCGCGATGGCGTTGTTCGGCGAGAAGTACCCCGACGTGGTGCGGGTGATCTCGGTCGGTGACTGGGCACGTGAGCTGTGCGGCGGCACGCATGCCGGCCGTTCCGGCCAGCTGGGCGTGGTCAAGCTGCTGACCGAGTCCTCGATCGGCGCCGGTATCCGCCGGGTCGAGGCACTGGTCGGCGCGGACGCCTACCGCTTCCTCGCCCGCGAGCACGTGCTGCTCGGTCAGCTCGCCGAGGCGGTCAAGGCCCGCCCGGAGGAGCTTCCCGAGCGGGTGGCCGGCATCATCGACCGGCTGCGCACCGCCGAGAAGGAGCTGGAACGCATCCGGGTGCAGCAGGTGCTCGCCGCGGCCGGCCAGCTCGCGGCCAACCCCAAGGACGTGTTCGGGGTCGCGCTGGTCGCCCACCGGGTGGACGGCGCCTCGGCCGGTGACCTGCGCAAGCTGGCGCTGGACGTACGCGGCCGGATGCCGTCCGACCGGCCGGCCGTGGTCGCCGTCGTCGGCGCCAGCGGCGGGCGGCCCTCGGTCGTGGTCGCGGTCAACGACGAGGCCCGCAACTGGCGGCTCTCGGCCGGCGCACTGGTCAAGATCGCCGCCGGCGTGCTCGGCGGTGGCGGCGGGGGCAAGGACGACGTCGCGCAGGGCGGCGGCACCGACCCCGGTCAGGCCGACGAGGCCCTCCGCGAGGTCGAGTACGCCGTCGGCACCCGGGTCACGAGCAGCTGA
- the ruvX gene encoding Holliday junction resolvase RuvX has translation MRGGVRLGVDVGDVRIGVARCDPSGFLAVPVETVRRGAGDFDRLAALAEESEAVEVVVGLPVSLSGREGPAAAKAREFAGELAERLAPVPVRLFDERLSTVGAQQGFRAQGRSTKSTRDRIDQAAAAVILQNALDTERSTGKPPGSTVRRRTASE, from the coding sequence ATGCGCGGCGGCGTACGGCTGGGTGTCGACGTTGGCGACGTCCGAATTGGCGTGGCACGATGCGACCCGTCCGGATTTCTGGCCGTTCCGGTGGAGACGGTCCGGCGCGGCGCGGGTGACTTCGATCGGCTGGCCGCGCTGGCCGAGGAGTCGGAGGCGGTCGAGGTCGTCGTCGGACTGCCGGTGTCGCTGTCGGGCCGGGAGGGGCCCGCCGCCGCGAAGGCGCGCGAGTTCGCCGGTGAGCTCGCCGAACGGCTCGCACCGGTCCCGGTGCGGCTGTTCGACGAACGCCTGTCGACGGTGGGTGCACAGCAGGGGTTCCGGGCGCAGGGGCGGTCCACCAAGAGCACCAGGGACCGCATCGACCAGGCAGCGGCAGCGGTCATCCTGCAGAACGCGCTCGACACCGAGCGTTCCACCGGAAAGCCGCCGGGCTCGACCGTAAGGAGAAGGACCGCCAGTGAGTGA
- a CDS encoding shikimate dehydrogenase, which produces MRPEEHVRRCAVLGSPIGHSLSPVLHRAAYAELGLPWRYDAFEVDEEGLPAFLEGLDASWRGLSLTMPLKRAVIPLCDEVAEPARLVGAVNTVLLAGGRRTGTNTDVPGVIEALRERGVTSVREVLLVGVGATASSALAAAAAMDASRVWALARDPARAQDLHRLAAELGVDLRVVAWDDAVAGLPAGVDLAVSTVPDEAAAPVAAEVARRAEVVFDALYDPWPTRLAEAAGRAGRVVVGGLDLLVHQAALQVEQMTGKTSIPVATMRAAGEEALRDRAG; this is translated from the coding sequence GTGAGACCCGAGGAGCACGTACGCCGCTGCGCGGTGCTCGGCTCACCGATCGGGCACTCGTTGTCGCCGGTGCTGCACCGCGCGGCGTACGCCGAGCTGGGCCTGCCGTGGCGCTACGACGCGTTCGAGGTGGACGAGGAGGGACTGCCCGCCTTCCTCGAAGGCCTGGACGCGTCCTGGCGCGGCCTGTCCCTGACCATGCCGCTCAAGCGGGCCGTGATCCCGCTGTGCGACGAGGTGGCCGAGCCCGCCCGGCTGGTCGGCGCGGTCAACACCGTGCTGCTGGCCGGCGGCCGGCGTACCGGCACGAACACCGACGTGCCCGGCGTGATCGAGGCACTGCGCGAGCGCGGCGTCACGTCCGTCCGCGAGGTCCTGCTGGTCGGTGTGGGCGCCACCGCCTCCTCCGCCCTCGCCGCCGCGGCGGCGATGGACGCGAGCCGGGTGTGGGCGCTGGCCCGCGACCCCGCCCGCGCCCAGGACCTGCACCGGCTCGCGGCCGAGCTCGGCGTCGACCTGCGCGTCGTCGCGTGGGACGACGCGGTGGCCGGCCTGCCGGCGGGGGTGGACCTCGCGGTGTCCACCGTCCCCGACGAGGCGGCGGCACCGGTCGCCGCCGAGGTCGCCCGGCGGGCCGAGGTGGTCTTCGACGCGCTGTACGACCCGTGGCCGACCCGGCTGGCCGAGGCCGCCGGTCGGGCCGGGCGCGTGGTGGTCGGCGGGCTCGACCTGCTGGTCCACCAGGCCGCGCTGCAGGTGGAGCAGATGACCGGGAAGACGTCGATCCCGGTGGCCACGATGCGCGCCGCCGGCGAGGAGGCCCTGCGCGACCGGGCCGGTTGA
- a CDS encoding prepilin peptidase, with protein MTAWDIAFVAGCVAVGGAAGALVPAWVARLPDPARLDDEPDGEEPVSYAELARWPALPVVAAVTTGLTWGLLGWRLGPDAALPAVLYLAVAGILLGYVDLRVRLLPNAVVLPSYAVVVALLGGAALVTGAWSRLAWALVGGAALWLFLALLGMLTPSGLGFGDVKLAGVLGVGLGWFGLPYVLVGTFAAFVLGGLVSLGLVVAGRAHRKTAIPFGPFLLAGFLLTVMYGDPVLGWYLTR; from the coding sequence GTGACGGCATGGGACATCGCGTTCGTGGCGGGTTGCGTCGCGGTCGGCGGTGCCGCCGGGGCGCTGGTGCCGGCCTGGGTGGCGCGCCTGCCCGATCCGGCCCGGCTGGACGACGAGCCGGACGGCGAGGAACCCGTCTCCTACGCCGAGCTCGCCCGCTGGCCGGCGCTGCCGGTGGTGGCCGCCGTCACGACCGGCCTGACCTGGGGACTGCTGGGCTGGCGGCTGGGACCCGACGCGGCCCTGCCGGCCGTTCTCTACCTCGCCGTGGCCGGGATCCTGCTCGGCTACGTCGACCTGCGGGTGCGGCTGCTGCCCAACGCCGTGGTCCTGCCGTCGTACGCCGTGGTGGTGGCGCTGCTCGGCGGCGCGGCGCTGGTCACCGGCGCCTGGTCGCGGCTGGCCTGGGCGCTGGTCGGCGGGGCGGCCCTGTGGCTGTTCCTGGCGTTGCTGGGGATGCTCACGCCGTCCGGGCTCGGCTTCGGTGACGTCAAGCTGGCCGGGGTGCTCGGGGTCGGCCTGGGATGGTTCGGCCTGCCGTACGTCCTGGTCGGCACGTTCGCCGCATTCGTGCTCGGCGGGCTGGTGAGCCTCGGCCTGGTCGTGGCCGGCCGCGCGCACCGCAAGACCGCGATCCCGTTCGGGCCGTTCCTGCTGGCGGGTTTCCTGCTCACGGTGATGTACGGCGATCCCGTGCTCGGCTGGTACCTCACGCGCTGA
- the mltG gene encoding endolytic transglycosylase MltG — MSELGFQTSGRVRHRRGRGCIAVLLAIAVIGGLGAFAVVKGRAMLSDVFSVPDYSGSGDGEVVVQIEQGESSTDIADTLERKDVVKSAEAFTRAARNDSRALSIQPGYYRLREQMAAKNALGLLLDPDARIMERVTVPEGRRVSQIVSILSDKTKIPKSEFDKALKDPSSLGLPKYAKDKPEGMLFPATYDIDPGTTAASLLSDMARRHSQVSGQLGLTDSTAQSDFDPLQVVTVASLVEAEARRPADFPKVARVIYNRVAKNQRLQLDSTVHYAINRYDTPSTTRAERANRSPYNTYVHAGLPPGPINSPGERALKAAIHPAEGPWMYFVTVNPDTGETKFATTLAEHERYVRQFQSWCRTHSDRC; from the coding sequence GTGAGTGAGCTCGGGTTCCAGACCTCCGGCCGCGTACGCCACCGCCGTGGGCGCGGCTGTATCGCCGTTCTGCTCGCCATCGCGGTGATCGGCGGGCTGGGGGCGTTCGCGGTGGTCAAGGGCCGCGCCATGCTGTCGGACGTGTTCAGCGTCCCGGACTACTCCGGTTCCGGCGACGGCGAGGTCGTCGTCCAGATCGAGCAGGGGGAGTCCAGCACCGACATCGCCGACACGCTGGAGCGCAAGGACGTGGTGAAGAGCGCCGAGGCGTTCACCCGGGCGGCCCGCAACGACTCCAGGGCGCTGTCGATCCAGCCCGGCTACTACCGGCTGCGGGAGCAGATGGCGGCGAAGAACGCGCTGGGCCTGCTGCTCGACCCGGACGCCAGGATCATGGAACGCGTGACCGTGCCCGAGGGCCGGCGCGTCTCCCAGATCGTGTCGATCCTCTCCGACAAGACGAAGATCCCGAAGTCGGAGTTCGACAAGGCGCTGAAGGACCCGTCCTCGCTGGGGCTGCCGAAGTACGCCAAGGACAAGCCGGAGGGGATGCTGTTCCCCGCGACCTACGACATCGACCCGGGGACCACGGCCGCCTCGCTGCTCAGCGACATGGCCAGGCGGCACAGCCAGGTGAGCGGGCAGCTCGGCCTGACCGACAGCACCGCGCAGTCCGACTTCGACCCGCTGCAGGTGGTCACGGTCGCCAGCCTGGTCGAGGCCGAGGCCCGCCGGCCCGCGGACTTCCCGAAGGTCGCCCGGGTGATCTACAACCGGGTGGCGAAGAACCAGCGGCTGCAGCTGGACTCGACCGTCCACTACGCGATCAACCGGTACGACACCCCCTCGACCACTCGTGCCGAGCGCGCCAACCGTTCGCCGTACAACACCTACGTGCACGCGGGCCTGCCGCCGGGCCCGATCAACTCACCCGGTGAGCGGGCGCTGAAGGCGGCGATCCATCCCGCCGAGGGCCCGTGGATGTACTTCGTGACCGTCAACCCCGACACCGGTGAGACGAAGTTCGCCACCACGCTCGCCGAGCACGAGAGGTACGTCCGGCAGTTCCAGAGCTGGTGCCGTACGCACTCCGACCGGTGCTGA